A single genomic interval of Methanobacterium sp. Maddingley MBC34 harbors:
- a CDS encoding undecaprenyl diphosphate synthase (PFAM: Putative undecaprenyl diphosphate synthase~TIGRFAM: undecaprenyl diphosphate synthase), with protein sequence MSVLTPLYRLYEWYISRKLRPELMPKHVAIIMDGNRRFSKIQGNLDAIDGHKKGIDTLERVLDWCVDLGIEIVTAYAFSTENFKRPPKEVEGLMQLFKENFEGIARNKKIHDNHVRVKAVGKLELLPEDVREAIHIAEKSTANYNERLVNIAIGYDGRMEIVDAIKKIVNEVQEGKITPDDINEELVNENLYTAGLEDPNLIIRTSGEERLSGFLLWQSSYSELYFCDSLWPQLRKVDFLRALRSYQQRERRYGV encoded by the coding sequence ATGTCAGTATTAACACCACTTTACAGGCTGTATGAATGGTACATCTCCCGAAAACTCCGACCGGAGCTCATGCCAAAACACGTAGCCATAATTATGGATGGAAACCGTCGTTTCTCCAAAATCCAGGGAAATCTTGATGCCATTGATGGTCACAAGAAAGGAATTGACACATTGGAACGGGTTCTGGACTGGTGTGTTGATCTGGGTATTGAAATCGTAACTGCTTATGCATTCTCCACTGAAAACTTCAAAAGACCACCCAAGGAAGTTGAGGGTTTAATGCAACTTTTCAAGGAAAATTTCGAGGGAATAGCCCGTAACAAAAAAATACACGATAATCATGTTAGGGTAAAGGCAGTGGGTAAATTAGAACTCCTACCTGAAGATGTGAGGGAAGCCATCCATATCGCCGAGAAATCAACTGCCAACTACAATGAAAGGTTGGTGAACATTGCCATTGGTTATGATGGGCGTATGGAAATAGTAGATGCTATAAAGAAGATAGTTAATGAAGTTCAAGAGGGAAAAATAACTCCTGATGATATTAATGAGGAACTGGTTAATGAAAACCTCTACACTGCCGGTCTGGAGGATCCGAACCTGATCATCCGAACCAGCGGTGAAGAAAGACTCAGCGGATTCTTATTATGGCAATCTTCATACTCTGAACTCTACTTCTGCGATAGTCTATGGCCACAACTCAGGAAAGTGGACTTTTTAAGGGCTTTACGTTCTTATCAACAGAGAGAAAGGCGATACGGAGTTTAA